The following coding sequences lie in one Cannabis sativa cultivar Pink pepper isolate KNU-18-1 chromosome 5, ASM2916894v1, whole genome shotgun sequence genomic window:
- the LOC115694697 gene encoding uncharacterized protein LOC115694697, translated as MAYRRRQGITRASTFKEEIHHPLNDVVENHSSSTSSSSSSLAAKAIRASSALRETSLSFDRHRDRSKEFDKYGDGSIGDESTNGFWGVLARKAKAILDDDDPGSQQHYMSPKTTSQSYNNPTTQSQFPEQSDQSNENMKKGDNRKFRKGLNALTTSLNQLGDTFEKAFEEGRTIVENKTADIIQETRKLQMKRQGSNSESQYQSLYANNSSGQQPQHHMQMQPTQPHTQTNHETQLKASRDVAMATAAKAKLLLRELKTVKADLAFAKERCSQLEDENKILRENREKGDHRADDDLIRLQLETLLAEKARLANENSTYARENRFLREIVEYHQLTMQDVVYLDEGSEEVTEVYPVPGSSVVSKMISVSPRSSTSDSLVPEEDSATDDPEETKEMFPLNRQSQETLDVFGENEPTTSDLLVLVEEPTKRPESSN; from the exons ATGGCGTACAGAAGAAGGCAAGGAATCACGAGAGCCTCAACCTTTAAAGAAGAAATTCATCATCCTCTAAACGATGTCGTCGAGAATCATTCATCTTCAACCTCTTCGTCTTCTTCGTCTCTTGCTGCTAAAGCCATTCGAGCTTCCTCTGCTCTTCGTGAAACCTCCCTCTCATTTGATCGTCACCGTGATCGATccaag GAATTTGATAAGTATGGAGATGGGTCAATTGGAGATGAGTCGACAAATGGGTTTTGGGGTGTTCTGGCTCGGAAAGCCAAAGCCATACTCGATGATGATGATCCCGGTTCCCAACAACATTATATGTCTCCCAAAACCACTTCACAATCCTACAATAATCCCACAACTCAATCTCAG TTTCCGGAGCAATCAGACCAATCGAATGAGAATATGAAGAAAGGGGATAATCGTAAGTTCCGTAAGGGCTTGAATGCCCTCACCACTTCCCTTAATCAGCTTGGGGACACATTTGAGAAGGCATTTGAG GAAGGTCGAACAATTGTGGAGAACAAGACGGCAGATATTATTCAAGAAACTCGCAAATTGCAAATGAAGCGACAAGGAAGCAATTCCGAGTCACAATATCAATCTCTTTATGCAAATAATAGTTCAGGGCAGCAACCTCAGCATCACATGCAAATGCAACCAACACAGCCTCACACTCAAACCAACCACGAAACTCAACTCAAGGCATCTCGCGAC GTTGCCATGGCTACAGCTGCTAAAGCAAAACTACTACTTCGAGAGCTGAAAACGGTGAAGGCAGATCTAGCTTTTGCAAAGGAACGATGTTCTCAACTCGAAGATGAAAACAAAATCCTTCGGGAGAACCGTGAGAAAGGAGATCATCGTGCAGATGATGACTTG ATCCGCCTTCAATTGGAGACACTATTGGCTGAGAAAGCTCGTTTAGCTAATGAAAATTCAACATATGCTCGTGAAAACCGCTTCCTcagagaaattgttgaatacCACCAGCTGACAATGCAGGATGTTGTGTATCTCGATGAGGGCAGCGAAGAAGTTACTGAAGTTTACCCAGTTCCTGGTTCCTCTGTAGTTTCAAAAATGATTTCTGTATCCCCAAGGTCATCTACGTCAGATTCATTAGTTCCCGAGGAAGATTCCGCAACCGATGATCCTGAAGAGACTAAGGAGATGTTTCCCCTTAACAGACAGAGTCAAGAAACTCTGGATGTTTTTGGAGAGAATGAGCCAACAACTTCCGACTTATTAGTTCTGGTGGAAGAACCTACTAAGAGACCTGAATCTTCTAACTAA
- the LOC115694696 gene encoding uncharacterized protein LOC115694696 yields MEAPGSNSDVYRSPSSSSSSSSSGSSRRFGLLSASNIIQAPLSALLEYSGILRSRSNYQESEGLISGRVSGFRDHLHGQLDEPATASNDGEVSIRIIGATEQEHDREGTGLVVGQARGEVTSTQNEVSAQSMATLAPDSRAERGSGEGISQSLNGNSDAEVEDGTGTNGRDSSYQRYDIQQAARWIEQVLPFSLLLLVVFIRQHLQGFFVTIWIAAVMFKSNDIVRKQTALKGERKISVLIGICLAFTVHVVGVYWWYQNDDLLYPLAMLPPKIIPPFWHAVFIILVNDTLVRQIAMVFKCMLLIYYRNSRGRNYRKQGQMLTLIEYLLLLYRALLPTPVWYRFFLNKEYGSLFSSLMTGLYLTFKLTSVVEKVQSFFAALKALSRKEVHYGAYATSEQVNAAGDLCAICQEKMHAPILLRCKHIFCEDCVSEWFERERTCPLCRALVKPADLRSFGDGSTSLFLQLF; encoded by the exons ATGGAAGCGCCTGGGAGCAATTCCGACGTGTACCGCagcccttcttcttcttcgtcttcttcttctagTGGCAGTTCTAGAAGATTCGGCTTGTTATCTGCTTCAAACATAATCCAGGCACCGCTCTCCGCCTTATTGGAGTATTCGGGTATTCTTCGCAGTCGTTCTAATTATCAAGAAAGCGAGGGTCTGATCAGCGGACGCGTTTCGGGATTTCGGGATCATCTTCATGGTCAACTCGATGAGCCTGCGACTGCCAGTAACGATGGAGAGGTTTCAATTAGGATTATTGGAGCAACGGAGCAGGAGCATGACAGGGAAGGGACTGGTTTGGTGGTTGGGCAGGCGAGAGGGGAAGTCACTTCCACTCAGAATGAGGTTTCGGCCCAATCAATGGCTACCTTGGCGCCGGATTCTAGGGCTGAGCGTGGGTCAGGAGAAGGCATTTCCCAGTCGTTAAATGGAAATTCTGACGCAGAAGTAGAGGATGGAACTGGTACCAATGGAAGAGATTCGTCTTACCAACGATATGACATTCAGCAGGCTGCTAGGTGGATTGAGCAGGTTCTGCCCTTTTCTTTGCTACTGTTGGTGGTCTTTATCCGACAGCATTTGCAAG GCTTCTTTGTTACAATTTGGATTGCTGCTGTTATGTTTAAGTCAAATGATATTGTAAGAAAACAGACAGCTTTAAAG GGAGAGAGAAAAATCTCTGTTCTGATAGGCATCTGTCTTGCTTTCACAGTTCATGTTGTTGGTGTGTACTGGTGGTATCAGAATGATGATCTGCTGTACCCATTAGCGATGCTTCCTCCCAAAATCATACCACCATTTTGGCATGCTGTTTTTATCATCTTAGTGAATG ATACATTGGTTCGACAGATTGCGATGGTATTCAAGTGCATGTTACTGATATATTACAGAAACAGCAGAGGTCGAAATTACCGTAAACAG GGCCAAATGCTAACTTTGATTGAGTACCTACTCCTCTTGTACCGTGCCTTGTTGCCAACACCAGTGTGGTACCGTTTTTTCTTAAACAAAGAATATGGAAGCCTATTTTCTTCACTAATGACAGGATTATATTTAACTTTTAAGCTCACTTCTGTAGTTGAAAAG gtGCAATCCTTTTTTGCTGCGTTGAAGGCATTATCACGCAAAGAAGTACACTATGGGGCATATGCAACATCTGAGCAG GTCAATGCAGCTGGTGATCTTTGTGCTATTTGTCAAGAAAAGATGCATGCTCCTATCCTACTTCGCTGCAAGCACATATTTTGCGAGGACTGTGTGTCAGAGTG GTTCGAGAGAGAACGGACATGCCCGTTATGCAGGGCTTTGGTGAAACCTGCAGATCTCAGATCATTTGGTGATGGATCAACCAGTCTATTTCTTCAGTTGTTTTAA